Part of the Qipengyuania sp. SS22 genome, GATTTCGAAGCGCTTGCACCGCATATCGCCGCGCAGGGCTGGCGCGTGCTGGTCCCGTCGATGCGCGGGCGCGGCGACAGCGATTATGCCGAGATCTCGGATAGCTACGCGCTGCCGACCTATGTCGAGGACCTGCTGGCGCTGCTGGAGCAGGAAGGCATCAAGCAATTCGTGTCGATCGGTACGTCGATGGGCGGGCTGATGACGATGCTGCTGGCACAAGCGCAGCCCGAACGGATTGTCGCGGCGGTGCTCAACGATGTCGGGCCAGTGCTCGAAACCGCGGGTCTCGACACGATCAAGACCTATGTCGGACAGGGGCGCAGCTTTCCCACCTGGATGCACGCGGCACGCGCGCTCGAGGAAGTGCATGGCACATCCTTCCCCGCTTTCGATCTCCACGCGTGGATCGCCATGGCCAAGCGCACGATGACGCTGTCGAGCAGCGGACGGATCGTGTTCGATTACGATATGAAGCTGGCCGAACCGATCCTCGCCACGCCCGAGGCAGCGGCACCGGTCGATCTTTGGCCCGCCTTCCACGCGCTCAAGGGCAAGCCGCTGCTGCTGTTGCGGGGTGAACTGTCCACGCTGCTGTCAGGGCGCAGCTTTGCCGATATGCAGAAGGTTGCGAACGAGGCGGATAGCGTCGTGATCCCCCATGTCGGGCATGCGCCGACGCTGGATGAACCCGAAGCCCGCGCCGCGATCGACGCCCTGCTGGCGCGCGTCGCATGAGCAAGGCGCGAGGCGGGGCGGTTCCGCATATTCTCCATCTGCATTCGACCTTCGCCCCCGGGGGGAAGGAATTGCGCACGGTCCAGCTGATCAACGCCTTCGGCAAGAACGCGCGGCATACGATCGTTTCGGCGGAACCCGACCGGTTGGGTGCGGCGGAGCGGATTGCCCGGAACATCGATGTCCGCCTGCAGCCCGATTTCCCCAGCCTCAAGGGGCGGCCAACGCCGGGGCGGCTGCAGAAACTGGCCAAGGCGATGCGCGGCTTCGATCTCGTCTGCACCTATAATTGGGGCGCGATGGATGCGGTAATGGCGCATACTTTGTTCAAGGACCTCCACAATTTGCCGCCGCTGATCCATCACGAGGATGGCTTCGACGAAAGCGAGCTCAAAAAGCTCAAGACCAGCCGCACCTGGTATCGCCGCATTGCACTGGGCAAGAGCGCCGGGCTGGTCGTGCCGTCCGAAAAGCTCGAAGAGATCGCGCTGGTCGACTGGCAGCAGCCGCTGGGCCGTGTCCGCCGCATTCCCAACGGGATCGATACCAAAGCTTTCGCCATGCGCCCCAAGAAGGACGCGCTGCGGCTGATCAAGCGCCCGGGTGAATATTGGGTCGGCACCTTAGCGGGGCTCCGCACCATCAAGAATTTGCCGCGGCTGGTGCGGGTGTTCAACGATCTGCCCGAAAACTGGCAATTGGTTATCCTGGGCGAAGGCGATGCGCGCGATGCGATCCTTGCCGAGGCGGACCGTTTGCAGATCAACCACCGGGTCCATCTGCCCGGCGCGGTAGCACAGCCCGAACGGGTCGTCGGCCTGTTCGACATCTTCGCGCTGTCGAGCGATTCCGAACAGTTCCCGCTCTCCGTGGTCGAGGCGATGGCAGCGGGTCTGCCGGTGGTCGCTCCGGCGGTCGGCGATATTGCGGGGATGGTGTCGCAGCCCAATGCAGAGTTTATCGCGCCGCCGGGTAACGAGGAAGAACTGCGGATGGCGCTGGTCCAGCTCGTCGTGTCCAAGGAACTGCGCAAGGATGTGGGCGAGGCCAACCGAGCGAAGGCCGTTGCCGAATTCGACGCTGCCAAGATGATCGCCACCTATCGCCGCCTTTATTCGAGTGCGATGAAAATTGACCTCTAAGCCGTTTCAGCCGGGGTTCACGCGAGCGGGGACAGGCGGTCGCGACCATTGCCCTTGTCCACGCCGGGCCTTAAAGACCCGCCCGAACCGATATCTATCCAGATGGAGCCCGCCCCTGTGGCCCTGACACCGAAGAACGAACTGTCCCGCGAAGAGAAGCGCGCCAAGCAGGAAAACGCGCAGCAGGAAGCGCTGCTGCGCGAAGTCGATGAAGCCGTGCGGCAAAGCGATGCCGAGCAGTTTCTCGACCGCTGGGGCAAGCCTCTGTTCGGCCTGCTGATCGCAGGGCTCGTGGCCTTCGGCGGGTATCTCTATTGGGACAGCCGCCAGGAAGCCGCGATGGAACGCGATTCCGAGGCGCTGGTGGGCGCGCTCGACCAGATCCAGTCGGGCAATATCGACAGCGGTTACGACCAGCTGGAAGAGTTGGCCGGGCGCGAGGGTGGCGGCGCGGCGGTCGCTGCGGCAATGATGCGCGCCGGAATTGCCGAACAGCGCGGCGATACCGAAGAAGCCTCGACGATCTTCAAGCGTGTTGCCGACAATGACAGCGCGGCGCCCGCTATGCGCGACCTTGCCCGCCTGCGCGACGTGGCGCTCAATTACGACAATATGCAGAGCGCCGACATCATCGCCACGCTCAAGCCGCTGGCGGTACCGGGAAAACCCTATTTCGCCAGCGCGGGCGAGTTCGTGGCGCATGCCTATGTCGACCAGGGCAAGCGCGCCGAGGCCGGGGCCATGTTTGCCCGGATCGCCAAGGATGAAAATGGGCCGGAATCGGTCCGCTCGCGTGCGCGCCAGATGGCGGGTGTGCTCGGTGTCGATGCAATCGAAGATGTCGATGCGGTGCTCGAGGAGCAAGGGGTCCAGCGTGAGGAAGCCGTGGGCGAAAACGTCGCGGCCACAACCGAATAGGCCCCTGCGGCCCGCCAAGAGATACGGAACGAGGATACAGATGAAGCGCAAGAACCTATCGCGTACGGCAATCGTTGCGGCACTGGCCATCGGGCTGGGCGGCTGCAGCGGCGGCCTCTTCGGCGGCGGCGGAGACAAGAAGGTCACCCCGACGCTGGGCGATCGTCAGCCGATCCTCTCGCGTATCGAAACCGGCGCACAGGTCGATCCGGCTCTGGCCGGCGTATCGGTGGTGCTCCCCCCGGCGCAGGTCAACGATGCCTGGGCGCAGGCGGGCGGCAATGCGGGCAAGTCCTACGGCCATCTGGCGCTGACGGGTTCGCCCACCAAGGCTTTCACCGTCTCGATCGAAGGCGCCAGCCAGCGCCGCCGCTTCGGTGCCTCGCCGGTCATCGGGCAAGGCATGCTTTTCGCGGTCGGCGGAGATGGTATTCTGACGGCGTTCGATGCCCAGTCGGGCGCGCAGCGGTGGAGCTACAATCCGGGGCTCCCGAGTGATCTCAAATCCTCGGCCTTCGGCGGCGGCGCCAGCTATGACGATGGGAAGGTCTATATGACCGACGGCGCAGGCGACGTCGTCGCGCTGACCGCCGACAGCGGCGCGGTATTGTGGAAGGTCAAGCCGTCGGGCCCGCTGCGCGGCGCGCCGACGATTGCCTTCGGTTCGGTCTTCGTCATGACGCAGGACAACCAGATCTTCGCGCTCGATGCCGCCGACGGTTCGGTGCGGTGGCAGGAATCGGGTTCGTCGACCCAGGCGGGCGTGTTCGGGGTAGCCGCTCCGGCAGCGGCGCAGGGCACGGTCATCGCCGGCTATAGCTCAGGCGAACTGATCGCGCATCGCTATGAAAACGGGCGGACGTTGTGGGCCGATGCGCTGGCGCGGACCTCGATCTCGACGCAGGTCGGCTCGCTCACCGATATCGACGCCGATCCGATCATCGACAACGGCCGCGTCTATGCGCTGGGGCAGGGTGGCCGCATGGCCGCTTACGAACTCGTCACCGGCCAGCGGATCTGGGAACTCAACCTGGCGGGGATTTCGACCCCGGCTATTGCGGGCGAATGGATCTTCACGCTGACCGACGATGCCCGCCTGCTCGCGATCGCGCGCGCCACGGGCAAGGTGCGCTGGCTGACCCAACTGCCGCGCTGGCGCGACGAGAAGGACAAGAAGGGTCCGATCTTCTGGTCGGGCCCGGTGCTTGCCGGAGGCAATTTGTGGGCGGTGAATTCGGAAGGCGAAGTCTACCGCATCAGCTCGGGCGAGGGTTCGGCGAGCCTGTTCACCGATCTCGACCAGCCGGTGTCGCTGGCGCCGGTGGTGGCCAACAACACGCTCTACATCCTCGACGACAGCGGCAGGATTACCGCTTTCCGGTGATTTCCTTGGTAGCGTGACCGCCGTGTTAACCAAATCGGGCTAACGAGGTGCGGTCATGAACACGGCGGAACAAGCACCCCTCGCGCGGCCAGAGAGCGATGTCTCCGCGGCCGTGGGGCTGGTGGGCCTGGCCGGGCTGTTTGCCTGGGTGGCGTTCGCGCGCGCCTTTCCCGCACTGGCCGAAGCCTTCGACTGGGCAGTACCGCTCGATACGCTGGGCGGGCGCAATTCCGCGCTGGTGGGCCTGCTCGCTGCGGCGATCCCGATGGCGGCATGGTCGATCCTGGTCGACAAGGTGCACCTGCGCGCCTCGACCGGGCTCGACTGGTCACTGGTGCATAGCCGCGAGCCCGATCACAGCATCACGCTGGTCAAGCTGGTCGGTTTGTGGGCGACCTGGGCGATCATCGCGGGGCTTTACTGCCTGTGTCGCTGGTATTGGGAGGGGCAGTATGTCTTCGCGATACAGGTGCTCGCCTATGCCGCGCTGCCACTGGTGGTGCTGTCGGTGCCCTATGTCTGGTGGATCGACCGCGCGCTGGTGAACCGGCGCGATGCCGCGTGGCACTTCGGCGCGCTGCTGCTGATGCGCCCGGGCTGGGACATGGGCCAGATCGCCAAGCACTGGCAGGCGTGGATCATCAAGGCCTTCTTCACCGCCTTCATGCTCTCGATCACCCCTTTCGCCTTCAACCATATCGTGACCGCGAACTTCGCCGAGGTGTTTGCACGACCAGAACGGATCGCGCTGACGATCATCGAGGCGATGTTCATGATCGACGTGATGATCGGCACCGTCGGCTATATCGTCACCATGCGCCCGCTCGATGCGCATATCCGCTCGGGCAACCCACTGCTGGGCGGCTGGGTCGCAGCGCTGATCTGTTACCCGCCGATCGTATGGGGCATCCTCGGCGGGGGCCGCGCGATCAATTACGAATACGATACCGCGGGCTGGCTGCACTGGATGGCGGGCAATGACACGCTGATCGCGTTGTGGGGCGCGCTGCTGGTGGTGCTGACCGCGATCTACGCCTGGGCGACCTTCGCCTTCGGCCTGCGCTTTTCCAACCTCACCTACCGCGGTGTGCTGACCAATGGCCCGTACCGTTTCACCCGGCACCCGGCCTATGTCTCGAAAAACCTGTTCTGGTGGGCGGCGATCCTGCCGTTCCTGGTGACCAGCGGTTCACCGGTCGAAGCAATCCGCAACTGCTTCTTCCTCGCGGTCGTGAACGGCATCTATTTCTGGCGTGCCAAGACAGAAGAAGCGCATCTGCTCGCCGAGGACCCGAAATATCGCGCCTATCATGCGTGGATGGCGCAGCACGGCCTGCTGACCGCGCCGCTGACGCGGTTGTGGAACCGGATCAAGCCGCGCCCGTCGATGACGGCGGACCCCGCCGGGTAATCAGCCGAGCGGCTGGCCCTCGTCGGTATCATACACGCGCAATTCGCGCGCCTTGGGCGGATTGGCAGCCATGAAGCTCTGGAATTCGGCCATGTGTTCCGACCGGCCATGCGCGTCGAGCGCGGCGCGATCGCGCCAGCGTTCGAACAGGATCAGCGTGTCCGGATCGGCAAGGTCGCCGGCGAAAGCGTAATCGAGGCAGCCATCCTCGGCGCGACTGGCGCGGACCATTTCGACAATCGCCTTGCGCGTCGCGGCGTCGATCGAACGCCCCAGCTTGATGGTGCCGTTGATCTGGATCATCGCTTTTCCCCCCACGCTTCTCAGAAGCTGTATTTGTAAATGCGGTCGATATCGCCGCCCCATTCGCCATTGTAGCGGTCGAGCATGACCTGCGCCGGGACCTTACCCGTGGCGACAATCTCGTCGAGCGTTTCGAGGAAGCCGGTTTCAT contains:
- a CDS encoding glycosyltransferase family 4 protein encodes the protein MSKARGGAVPHILHLHSTFAPGGKELRTVQLINAFGKNARHTIVSAEPDRLGAAERIARNIDVRLQPDFPSLKGRPTPGRLQKLAKAMRGFDLVCTYNWGAMDAVMAHTLFKDLHNLPPLIHHEDGFDESELKKLKTSRTWYRRIALGKSAGLVVPSEKLEEIALVDWQQPLGRVRRIPNGIDTKAFAMRPKKDALRLIKRPGEYWVGTLAGLRTIKNLPRLVRVFNDLPENWQLVILGEGDARDAILAEADRLQINHRVHLPGAVAQPERVVGLFDIFALSSDSEQFPLSVVEAMAAGLPVVAPAVGDIAGMVSQPNAEFIAPPGNEEELRMALVQLVVSKELRKDVGEANRAKAVAEFDAAKMIATYRRLYSSAMKIDL
- a CDS encoding tetratricopeptide repeat protein, which gives rise to MALTPKNELSREEKRAKQENAQQEALLREVDEAVRQSDAEQFLDRWGKPLFGLLIAGLVAFGGYLYWDSRQEAAMERDSEALVGALDQIQSGNIDSGYDQLEELAGREGGGAAVAAAMMRAGIAEQRGDTEEASTIFKRVADNDSAAPAMRDLARLRDVALNYDNMQSADIIATLKPLAVPGKPYFASAGEFVAHAYVDQGKRAEAGAMFARIAKDENGPESVRSRARQMAGVLGVDAIEDVDAVLEEQGVQREEAVGENVAATTE
- a CDS encoding methyltransferase family protein, with product MNTAEQAPLARPESDVSAAVGLVGLAGLFAWVAFARAFPALAEAFDWAVPLDTLGGRNSALVGLLAAAIPMAAWSILVDKVHLRASTGLDWSLVHSREPDHSITLVKLVGLWATWAIIAGLYCLCRWYWEGQYVFAIQVLAYAALPLVVLSVPYVWWIDRALVNRRDAAWHFGALLLMRPGWDMGQIAKHWQAWIIKAFFTAFMLSITPFAFNHIVTANFAEVFARPERIALTIIEAMFMIDVMIGTVGYIVTMRPLDAHIRSGNPLLGGWVAALICYPPIVWGILGGGRAINYEYDTAGWLHWMAGNDTLIALWGALLVVLTAIYAWATFAFGLRFSNLTYRGVLTNGPYRFTRHPAYVSKNLFWWAAILPFLVTSGSPVEAIRNCFFLAVVNGIYFWRAKTEEAHLLAEDPKYRAYHAWMAQHGLLTAPLTRLWNRIKPRPSMTADPAG
- a CDS encoding putative quinol monooxygenase — encoded protein: MIQINGTIKLGRSIDAATRKAIVEMVRASRAEDGCLDYAFAGDLADPDTLILFERWRDRAALDAHGRSEHMAEFQSFMAANPPKARELRVYDTDEGQPLG
- a CDS encoding alpha/beta fold hydrolase, coding for MDISFTDRHWQSADGLTLHCREYGTASDRPPVICLHGLTRNTRDFEALAPHIAAQGWRVLVPSMRGRGDSDYAEISDSYALPTYVEDLLALLEQEGIKQFVSIGTSMGGLMTMLLAQAQPERIVAAVLNDVGPVLETAGLDTIKTYVGQGRSFPTWMHAARALEEVHGTSFPAFDLHAWIAMAKRTMTLSSSGRIVFDYDMKLAEPILATPEAAAPVDLWPAFHALKGKPLLLLRGELSTLLSGRSFADMQKVANEADSVVIPHVGHAPTLDEPEARAAIDALLARVA
- a CDS encoding PQQ-binding-like beta-propeller repeat protein produces the protein MKRKNLSRTAIVAALAIGLGGCSGGLFGGGGDKKVTPTLGDRQPILSRIETGAQVDPALAGVSVVLPPAQVNDAWAQAGGNAGKSYGHLALTGSPTKAFTVSIEGASQRRRFGASPVIGQGMLFAVGGDGILTAFDAQSGAQRWSYNPGLPSDLKSSAFGGGASYDDGKVYMTDGAGDVVALTADSGAVLWKVKPSGPLRGAPTIAFGSVFVMTQDNQIFALDAADGSVRWQESGSSTQAGVFGVAAPAAAQGTVIAGYSSGELIAHRYENGRTLWADALARTSISTQVGSLTDIDADPIIDNGRVYALGQGGRMAAYELVTGQRIWELNLAGISTPAIAGEWIFTLTDDARLLAIARATGKVRWLTQLPRWRDEKDKKGPIFWSGPVLAGGNLWAVNSEGEVYRISSGEGSASLFTDLDQPVSLAPVVANNTLYILDDSGRITAFR